The following are from one region of the Rhodopirellula sp. P2 genome:
- a CDS encoding 3-hydroxyacyl-ACP dehydratase FabZ family protein — protein MKYCQIDRITELTPGQRLVGERTLAADEEYLADHFPRFPVMPGVMMLEALHQAAVWLVRMSPDFDSALVLLREAKSVKFGDFLSPGETLTVEAEIFKRDGALTIVKAKARKGDRTTVSARLILESCSSGDPEHLGTDADVQRLSREQFFSLFSDSPAAMALRRPGENISPTMTPHSV, from the coding sequence ATGAAATACTGCCAAATCGACCGAATTACCGAACTGACGCCCGGCCAACGCTTGGTCGGTGAACGAACTTTGGCGGCAGACGAAGAGTACCTCGCCGACCATTTCCCCCGATTCCCCGTCATGCCCGGCGTGATGATGCTCGAAGCATTGCATCAAGCTGCCGTGTGGTTGGTCCGAATGTCGCCCGATTTTGATTCCGCTTTGGTCCTTCTACGAGAAGCCAAGAGCGTCAAATTTGGTGATTTTCTGTCCCCCGGTGAGACGCTGACGGTGGAAGCGGAGATCTTCAAACGCGACGGAGCGTTGACGATTGTCAAAGCCAAAGCTCGCAAAGGCGACCGGACGACCGTTTCAGCCCGTTTGATCCTTGAGAGCTGCTCTAGTGGCGACCCGGAACATCTTGGTACCGACGCGGACGTTCAAAGACTCTCTCGCGAGCAATTTTTTTCCCTGTTCAGCGACTCCCCCGCCGCGATGGCCCTGCGTCGTCCCGGCGAGAACATTTCGCCGACCATGACCCCTCACTCTGTTTGA
- a CDS encoding Gfo/Idh/MocA family protein — MTKTTCRWGILGAANIARKNWKAIRMSGNGVVAAVASRDVQRAEAFIHDCSLECPPVTTGSDGSAELTRPEAMGDYQAMLDRDDIDAVYIAVPTTHRKKWVLAAAAAGKHVIAEKPFAVHSDDANEMADACRKAGLNLMDGVMFDHSSRLPELKHTLTDPAAFGDLKRIQTHFSFCGDDAFEEANIRANAELEPHGALGDLGWYCIRFTLWAAGDRLPVAVSGQSTVRLDEGRVPGEFQGEMRFDDGLTAGFFCSFFSVNQQTATLSGNRGYVTLNDFVLPFNGSESGWETHQHELFIDNCRWNFGKHTRQQGVTEHASGEADSQETRMFRHFADDVLHGRVESRSSDIAIKTQQVLDALRRSDADESNWVTL, encoded by the coding sequence ATGACGAAGACAACCTGCCGCTGGGGAATCTTAGGCGCCGCGAACATCGCTCGCAAAAACTGGAAGGCCATCCGGATGAGTGGGAACGGAGTCGTTGCCGCCGTCGCCAGCCGAGACGTTCAGCGGGCCGAGGCCTTCATCCACGATTGCTCGCTGGAATGCCCCCCCGTGACCACTGGATCAGACGGATCCGCGGAACTGACTCGCCCCGAGGCCATGGGCGATTACCAAGCGATGCTGGACCGCGATGACATTGACGCGGTTTACATTGCCGTGCCAACGACGCATCGCAAAAAATGGGTGCTCGCCGCTGCCGCGGCAGGCAAACACGTGATCGCTGAAAAACCATTCGCGGTTCACAGCGACGACGCCAATGAGATGGCCGATGCCTGCCGCAAAGCCGGCCTGAACTTGATGGACGGCGTGATGTTTGATCACTCCAGTCGGCTCCCTGAACTCAAACACACGCTGACCGACCCCGCCGCGTTTGGCGACCTGAAACGGATTCAAACGCACTTCTCGTTCTGCGGTGACGACGCGTTCGAAGAAGCCAACATTCGCGCCAACGCCGAACTCGAACCACACGGCGCACTTGGCGACCTGGGTTGGTACTGCATCCGTTTCACACTTTGGGCCGCCGGGGACCGACTGCCAGTCGCCGTCAGTGGCCAATCGACCGTCCGCTTGGATGAAGGCCGCGTGCCCGGCGAGTTCCAAGGGGAGATGCGATTTGATGACGGGCTGACCGCGGGCTTCTTTTGCTCGTTCTTCTCCGTCAACCAGCAAACCGCGACGCTCTCAGGCAACCGCGGCTACGTGACACTGAACGATTTCGTGCTGCCATTCAATGGCTCCGAATCCGGATGGGAAACGCACCAGCACGAACTGTTCATCGACAACTGCCGCTGGAACTTCGGCAAACACACTCGCCAACAGGGTGTCACCGAACACGCCAGCGGCGAAGCGGACTCACAAGAAACCCGCATGTTCCGGCACTTCGCTGATGATGTCCTGCATGGCCGCGTCGAGTCTCGCTCGTCGGACATCGCAATCAAGACGCAACAGGTGCTCGATGCACTTCGCCGCAGTGACGCGGACGAAAGCAATTGGGTCACGCTCTAG
- a CDS encoding acyl carrier protein, whose amino-acid sequence MALSEDEIFTKVQEALVDALGVDDDEATREATLVGDLGAESIDFLDIVFKLEKAFDIQIPREELSPEDILTNSQYVQDGVVTADGMAELKKRMPWADLSKFQENPRVQDFGNLLTVGDLCNYVNSKVNQ is encoded by the coding sequence ATGGCGCTCTCAGAAGACGAAATTTTCACCAAAGTCCAAGAAGCTCTCGTTGACGCATTGGGTGTCGACGACGACGAAGCCACTCGCGAAGCCACTTTGGTGGGCGACCTCGGCGCCGAATCCATCGACTTCCTGGATATCGTGTTCAAGCTCGAAAAAGCTTTCGACATCCAAATCCCTCGTGAAGAACTGTCACCCGAAGACATTCTGACAAACAGCCAATACGTCCAAGACGGTGTTGTCACCGCGGACGGAATGGCCGAACTGAAGAAACGGATGCCTTGGGCCGACCTCTCGAAGTTCCAAGAAAACCCACGGGTCCAAGACTTCGGCAACCTGCTGACCGTTGGCGACTTGTGCAATTACGTCAACAGTAAAGTCAACCAGTAA
- the moaC gene encoding cyclic pyranopterin monophosphate synthase MoaC has protein sequence MKPEPRSTHFNAAGEVHMVDVTSKDITVREAVASALIRMSVAAAESIRRGDAKKGDVLAVARLAGISGAKWTSHLIPLCHAIPIEAVSIDFEWVTESDPGKVAGAARQSLKCIAAARTTGKTGIEMEAMTAATTAALTVYDMLKSVDRSMEIDQVRLESKSGGKSGVFQRTPAAGEATAGDSAD, from the coding sequence ATGAAACCCGAACCACGCTCGACGCATTTCAACGCTGCCGGGGAAGTCCACATGGTCGACGTGACCAGCAAAGACATCACGGTTCGCGAAGCGGTCGCGTCGGCGCTGATTCGTATGTCAGTCGCCGCCGCCGAATCGATTCGGCGTGGCGATGCCAAGAAAGGCGACGTCCTGGCAGTGGCGAGGTTGGCGGGGATCTCCGGGGCCAAGTGGACGTCGCACTTGATCCCGCTGTGCCATGCGATTCCGATTGAAGCGGTGTCCATCGACTTCGAGTGGGTGACCGAGTCCGATCCGGGGAAGGTGGCTGGGGCGGCTCGCCAATCACTCAAGTGCATCGCAGCGGCTCGGACGACAGGCAAGACCGGGATTGAGATGGAAGCGATGACGGCGGCCACCACCGCTGCCCTGACCGTGTACGACATGCTGAAATCAGTGGATCGATCAATGGAGATCGATCAGGTGCGGCTGGAGTCGAAGTCCGGCGGCAAGAGCGGCGTGTTCCAGCGAACGCCTGCTGCGGGGGAAGCCACGGCAGGCGATTCAGCCGATTGA
- a CDS encoding MSCRAMM family protein, with product MTTPSQSDGTFQFDNVSVGRHRLWAETDQLTTLPEKLRGVVLHVQAEPPSDPSDIELKLHPGCGYDVTVHDLKTKQPIPGARISFGWTDIVREYITDDDGLAKPRNLAMSDWYFIVRADDYATKFLKTSRQELGTVLPLRFDLEPGGELTGVLRDGDEQPVADAKVSISSSSAAMEPSYGSTVTNAAGEFELDNLPLGKTFRLSASKDGYIRGSHECAVTSAEGSTPADFVMLKRRYGGDVRVTVLDENDEPFPAAKLTNRGNSSADVRSGETDEEGVCLLQDLYTGFAGCQVTVKADGYIAVQTKVDPGTIESPSQITVNLQPGKTLRGQVILPNGDPASNLNVYYDGGETAFNGLGGRVQTDADGKYEIRGLASQTTLTFSSSKKFAPVRNLLVQVTDEEFEFQLQTAGVLIARAVEEGTNAPIASFNVKLGFCEDRRAGDPRPGGIPASLMRQGENIQGTQKEFRLDGQTPGTPYKLIVSADGYETKIVKRVEIRSPDLAEVLEVPLKRMRPENFHTVAGQLLDADGNPIAGASVRLLVGSAIPQPMKNGRMQGWRYYHWGLLRRDDIENRDQCLQLLKTASDANGRFEFTGVRKETPWLELFYFGPDLMPQRYSNMRTFSDFELTDLVVQAEAPASLTVDLDLEEWPEADSVSLRATDYTNGPNAVDLAFDSETQKLAQGTPVVFRNLPSGSYSVQLQASPVPIGNGGARIRALHQQTITIEPGRAHDLNLNQ from the coding sequence TTGACCACGCCATCCCAATCGGACGGGACGTTTCAGTTTGACAACGTTTCCGTGGGCAGGCATCGCTTGTGGGCGGAGACTGATCAACTCACGACCTTGCCAGAGAAACTGCGAGGTGTGGTCCTCCACGTGCAAGCGGAACCGCCGAGCGATCCCAGCGACATCGAACTGAAACTGCACCCGGGTTGTGGTTACGACGTCACAGTGCACGACTTGAAAACCAAACAACCGATCCCCGGCGCAAGGATTTCATTTGGTTGGACCGACATCGTTCGCGAATACATCACCGACGACGATGGCCTGGCGAAGCCGCGAAACTTGGCGATGTCAGACTGGTACTTCATTGTCCGAGCCGATGACTACGCCACGAAGTTCCTCAAGACATCTCGGCAGGAACTCGGAACCGTCCTCCCGCTGCGATTTGACTTGGAACCTGGCGGTGAGTTGACAGGCGTCTTGCGAGACGGTGACGAGCAACCCGTTGCCGACGCCAAGGTTTCGATCAGCAGCTCGTCCGCTGCCATGGAACCCAGCTACGGATCGACTGTCACCAATGCGGCTGGCGAATTCGAGCTGGACAACTTGCCCCTCGGCAAAACGTTTCGTCTCTCTGCTTCGAAAGACGGTTACATTCGCGGCAGCCATGAATGCGCGGTGACTTCGGCCGAAGGATCGACTCCCGCCGACTTTGTGATGCTGAAACGCCGCTATGGCGGCGACGTCCGAGTCACGGTGCTTGACGAGAACGACGAACCTTTCCCGGCTGCGAAACTCACGAACCGAGGAAACAGTTCTGCCGATGTTCGATCCGGCGAGACCGACGAAGAAGGGGTTTGCCTGCTGCAAGATTTGTACACGGGATTCGCAGGTTGCCAGGTGACGGTCAAGGCAGATGGTTACATCGCTGTGCAGACGAAAGTCGATCCTGGAACCATCGAATCACCATCGCAAATCACGGTCAACCTTCAACCAGGCAAGACGCTTCGCGGCCAAGTGATTCTTCCCAATGGAGATCCAGCATCCAATTTGAACGTCTATTACGATGGCGGCGAAACCGCGTTCAATGGGTTGGGTGGCCGGGTTCAAACCGATGCCGATGGCAAGTACGAAATTCGAGGGTTGGCCTCTCAAACCACACTGACCTTTTCCTCGTCGAAGAAGTTTGCCCCCGTTCGCAACCTTCTCGTACAAGTCACGGACGAAGAGTTTGAGTTTCAGCTGCAAACGGCCGGCGTCCTGATCGCCCGTGCGGTGGAGGAGGGCACGAACGCCCCCATTGCCAGCTTCAATGTCAAACTCGGATTTTGCGAAGACCGCCGTGCTGGCGATCCTCGTCCTGGCGGAATCCCAGCAAGTCTGATGCGTCAGGGTGAAAACATCCAAGGCACCCAAAAGGAGTTTCGCCTGGACGGTCAAACTCCGGGCACGCCGTACAAATTGATCGTTTCCGCGGACGGTTACGAAACCAAGATTGTGAAAAGGGTCGAAATTCGATCGCCCGACTTGGCCGAGGTGCTGGAGGTGCCTCTGAAACGCATGCGGCCAGAAAATTTCCACACCGTTGCTGGCCAACTGCTCGATGCCGATGGGAATCCGATTGCGGGTGCGTCGGTACGTTTGCTGGTCGGCAGTGCCATCCCGCAACCGATGAAAAATGGCAGAATGCAGGGCTGGCGTTACTATCACTGGGGATTGCTCCGTCGCGACGACATCGAGAACCGAGATCAATGCTTGCAGTTACTGAAAACCGCTAGCGACGCCAACGGTCGCTTCGAGTTCACCGGCGTCAGGAAAGAAACACCCTGGCTGGAACTGTTTTACTTTGGACCGGATTTGATGCCGCAACGGTATTCGAACATGCGGACCTTTTCCGACTTCGAACTCACGGACCTGGTCGTCCAAGCCGAAGCCCCCGCCAGCCTGACGGTCGACTTGGATTTGGAGGAGTGGCCCGAGGCCGATTCCGTCTCGCTTCGAGCGACGGACTACACCAACGGCCCCAATGCGGTCGATCTGGCGTTCGACAGCGAAACACAAAAACTGGCCCAGGGAACCCCCGTTGTTTTTCGAAACCTGCCCTCAGGCAGCTACTCCGTTCAACTGCAGGCTTCCCCGGTGCCCATTGGCAATGGGGGAGCTCGCATTCGAGCGCTGCATCAGCAAACGATCACGATCGAGCCGGGACGTGCGCACGACCTGAATCTGAATCAATGA
- a CDS encoding helix-turn-helix domain-containing protein, whose translation MKVFTTGQVAKICKVAPRTVSKWFDSGRLKGYRIPGSQDRRIPREYLIKFLKEHGMPLGDLEDEAMAKCLIVAQDQVLIENLKRELPPEKSFKVAVAASGFEAGIQAESFNPDCIIVDFSIGKIEAVQICQNLRKNIDFTDIVLIALLPDDGQPMSFDRSSINETFKKPFDAHLLAERLRTLVGAKKELV comes from the coding sequence ATGAAGGTCTTCACAACTGGACAGGTCGCCAAGATCTGTAAAGTTGCCCCACGAACTGTTAGTAAATGGTTCGATTCGGGGCGTTTGAAAGGCTACCGCATTCCTGGATCGCAAGATCGCCGGATCCCGCGGGAGTATTTGATTAAATTCTTGAAAGAGCATGGTATGCCCTTGGGCGACCTGGAAGACGAAGCGATGGCAAAGTGCCTGATCGTCGCCCAGGACCAAGTTCTCATTGAGAACCTGAAGCGTGAATTGCCACCCGAGAAATCGTTCAAAGTCGCTGTTGCAGCCAGCGGATTTGAAGCGGGAATTCAAGCCGAAAGCTTCAACCCTGACTGCATCATCGTGGACTTCTCGATCGGCAAGATCGAAGCGGTTCAGATTTGTCAAAACCTGCGAAAGAACATCGATTTCACCGATATCGTGTTGATTGCGTTGTTGCCAGATGATGGTCAACCAATGAGCTTCGATCGCAGCAGCATCAACGAGACGTTCAAAAAACCGTTCGACGCCCACTTGTTGGCAGAACGTTTGCGAACCCTCGTCGGAGCAAAGAAGGAGTTGGTCTAA
- a CDS encoding SpoIIE family protein phosphatase produces the protein MAHLTASIDGNPSGTFQLDRDEMQVGRHPDCDIVVDAGAVSRFHAKIVKTGNEFAVEDAGSRNGTFVNGQLLARPHVLSEGDRIRISEVMLVFHGDEAPGFASGSGSGEMTFDGSNFGILMVDETHAKQITGPKVEFRSGDDGLKMSATAEAKLAALIAINSNLTGAISVDDVLPKVLSSLFQIFPSADRGFVVMETPDGALVPRWVQLRNKTDDTETIRISRTIIRQTMETGHTILSLDAMDDSRFDSSESIADFSIRSMMCAPLHDEDGKAIGALQIDSTQGRGQFRDEDIDLLTGIAAQASVVINNARMHERALRQQEVEQDLKLATEVQRAFLPAEEPQVPTYYLESFYQAANHIGGDYFDYVDLPDGRLAVVVADVVGHGVAAAMYMAKLSAETRFCLASEPDLARAVERLNDRMSALEVQRFVTYLLVVIDPQSNELKIVNAGHMPPIVRNAVTGKISEPGDEDSGLPIAIDEGMEYAVTTVPMHAGDLALMYTDGFSEALNAKEEEWGTDPLRQIVLDAVPSGEDGEPLAKTVKGEIVRQAFEHMGSAVQFDDMCLVIIERTEDAVGGKPRNEPALAPSDEEQPPTSKQSETINELDINDTLPTDLSENI, from the coding sequence ATGGCCCATCTCACCGCTTCCATCGACGGCAACCCTTCTGGCACGTTTCAGTTGGACCGAGACGAAATGCAGGTGGGTCGCCATCCCGATTGCGATATCGTGGTCGATGCCGGTGCCGTCAGCCGCTTTCATGCGAAAATCGTCAAGACCGGCAACGAATTCGCCGTCGAAGACGCTGGCAGTCGCAACGGAACATTTGTCAACGGTCAACTGCTGGCGCGGCCTCACGTGCTCTCCGAAGGCGACCGAATTCGAATCAGCGAAGTCATGCTGGTCTTCCACGGCGACGAAGCACCAGGCTTTGCCAGCGGAAGTGGCAGCGGCGAGATGACCTTCGATGGATCCAATTTCGGGATCCTGATGGTCGATGAGACTCACGCGAAACAGATCACTGGCCCCAAGGTCGAGTTTCGCTCGGGTGACGATGGACTGAAGATGTCGGCAACGGCGGAAGCCAAACTCGCTGCCTTGATCGCCATCAACAGCAATCTGACCGGCGCCATTTCCGTCGATGACGTGCTGCCCAAAGTCCTCTCGAGCTTGTTTCAAATCTTTCCATCGGCCGACCGCGGTTTTGTGGTCATGGAAACCCCCGACGGCGCATTGGTTCCACGCTGGGTCCAATTGCGAAACAAAACAGACGACACCGAAACGATTCGGATCAGCCGAACCATCATTCGCCAAACGATGGAAACCGGTCACACGATTCTGTCGCTCGATGCAATGGACGACAGCCGGTTCGACAGCAGTGAATCGATCGCGGACTTTTCGATTCGCTCCATGATGTGCGCACCGCTGCATGACGAAGACGGCAAGGCCATCGGCGCGTTGCAAATCGACTCCACCCAGGGTCGCGGCCAATTTCGAGACGAGGACATCGACCTGCTGACCGGCATCGCTGCCCAAGCCAGTGTGGTGATCAACAACGCTCGCATGCACGAACGAGCTTTGCGACAACAGGAAGTTGAACAAGACCTCAAACTCGCAACCGAAGTTCAGCGAGCCTTTCTCCCCGCCGAAGAACCGCAGGTCCCAACCTATTACCTCGAGAGTTTTTACCAAGCGGCCAATCACATCGGCGGCGATTACTTTGACTACGTCGACTTGCCCGATGGACGCCTTGCCGTCGTGGTGGCGGATGTCGTCGGCCACGGTGTCGCCGCTGCGATGTACATGGCCAAACTGTCGGCAGAGACCCGATTTTGCCTGGCCAGCGAACCTGACCTCGCCCGTGCCGTGGAACGTCTCAACGATCGCATGAGCGCCTTGGAAGTCCAACGCTTCGTGACTTACCTGTTGGTCGTGATCGATCCTCAATCCAACGAACTGAAGATCGTCAACGCAGGCCACATGCCTCCCATTGTTCGCAACGCTGTGACCGGCAAAATCAGCGAACCAGGCGACGAAGACTCGGGCCTGCCCATCGCGATCGACGAAGGGATGGAATACGCCGTGACCACCGTCCCCATGCACGCAGGCGATTTGGCATTGATGTACACCGATGGCTTCAGTGAAGCGCTCAATGCAAAAGAGGAGGAGTGGGGAACCGATCCACTTCGCCAAATTGTGCTCGATGCGGTCCCCTCAGGCGAAGACGGCGAGCCATTGGCAAAAACGGTCAAGGGCGAAATCGTTCGGCAAGCGTTTGAGCACATGGGAAGTGCAGTCCAATTCGACGACATGTGCCTGGTCATCATTGAACGAACCGAAGATGCCGTGGGAGGCAAGCCGCGAAACGAACCTGCCCTTGCCCCGTCCGACGAAGAACAACCACCCACCTCCAAACAATCTGAAACGATCAACGAACTGGATATCAACGACACCTTGCCAACCGATCTCTCAGAAAACATCTGA
- a CDS encoding beta-ketoacyl-[acyl-carrier-protein] synthase family protein, with the protein MSSRRRVVVTGIGMINPMGWDVATVWSGLQAGGSGVAPTTLFNASGFPTQISAEIKNWDITQAVEDGSKHVQRGRHTQFAIAAATQAMNDSGVLSAIKDPTRMGVYLGSGEGNQDFNTFSKMMVAALADGSYDPTKFIAAGLSLLDPAKELEQEPNMPAAHLAARFNAQGPNFNCLTACAASSQAVGEATEIIRRGEADAMLAGGTHSMIHPFGVTGFNLLTALSESNDDPTKASRPFDAGRNGFVLGEGSAMVVLEELESAKQRGATIYGEVAGYGTTADAYRITDIPPDGHGGIASMRMAIADAGLNPSDIDYVNAHGTSTKVNDRVETKACREVFGDNAEQTPVSSTKSMMGHLIAAAGVTEMIVCLMAIRDSVLPPTINQDTPDPDCDLDYVPNEARPAKITHALNNSFGFGGQNVTLCLSRFDD; encoded by the coding sequence ATGTCGTCGCGTCGCCGAGTCGTCGTCACCGGGATCGGTATGATCAACCCCATGGGTTGGGATGTCGCCACCGTTTGGTCTGGTCTGCAAGCAGGCGGTAGCGGCGTTGCGCCCACGACGCTGTTCAACGCCAGCGGTTTCCCCACGCAAATCAGTGCGGAAATCAAGAACTGGGACATCACTCAAGCGGTGGAAGACGGCTCAAAGCACGTCCAACGCGGTCGCCACACCCAGTTCGCCATCGCCGCTGCCACACAAGCGATGAATGACAGTGGTGTGCTGTCAGCGATCAAAGATCCCACACGGATGGGCGTCTACCTGGGCAGTGGTGAAGGCAACCAGGACTTCAACACGTTCAGTAAAATGATGGTCGCGGCTCTGGCCGACGGATCCTACGACCCAACCAAGTTCATCGCCGCGGGGTTGAGCTTGCTCGATCCAGCCAAAGAACTGGAACAAGAACCCAACATGCCAGCGGCTCACTTGGCCGCTCGCTTCAACGCCCAAGGCCCGAACTTCAACTGCTTGACCGCCTGTGCGGCCAGCAGCCAAGCGGTCGGCGAAGCCACCGAAATCATCCGCCGCGGCGAAGCCGATGCGATGCTGGCCGGCGGAACTCACAGCATGATTCACCCGTTCGGCGTGACCGGATTCAACTTGCTGACTGCACTGAGCGAGAGCAACGACGATCCCACCAAAGCCAGCCGCCCCTTCGACGCGGGCCGCAACGGCTTCGTGCTGGGCGAGGGCTCCGCCATGGTTGTGCTCGAAGAACTCGAATCCGCCAAACAACGTGGCGCGACGATCTACGGTGAAGTCGCGGGTTACGGAACCACCGCCGACGCGTATCGCATCACTGACATTCCGCCCGATGGCCACGGTGGAATCGCGTCCATGCGAATGGCAATTGCCGACGCGGGACTGAATCCATCCGACATCGATTACGTCAACGCTCACGGAACCAGCACCAAAGTCAACGATCGCGTCGAGACCAAAGCCTGTCGCGAAGTGTTCGGCGACAACGCGGAGCAGACGCCCGTCAGCAGCACCAAGAGCATGATGGGGCACTTGATCGCGGCCGCTGGTGTCACCGAGATGATCGTCTGCCTGATGGCGATTCGTGATTCGGTGTTGCCACCAACCATCAACCAAGACACACCGGACCCCGATTGCGATCTGGACTACGTGCCCAACGAAGCACGCCCCGCCAAGATCACACACGCGCTGAACAACAGCTTCGGCTTCGGCGGCCAAAACGTGACCCTGTGCCTGAGCCGTTTCGACGACTAA
- a CDS encoding 3-hydroxyacyl-ACP dehydratase FabZ family protein has product MRWFWVDRFTEFVSGSHASGVKNVALDEEVVDNYCLGYTMLPPTLIIEGLAQLGGILVHEKFGFTKRVVLAKVGSAKYYAPARPGDSLQYHVKLERTQDSGATVTGTSHCDGVLQAEVDLMFAFLEEGHLIDGPLFNPGDLLAMMRMMNFFHVAVTADGEPIPFHENL; this is encoded by the coding sequence ATGCGATGGTTTTGGGTGGATCGCTTCACCGAATTTGTGAGCGGCTCTCATGCGTCCGGCGTGAAGAACGTCGCGCTGGACGAAGAGGTCGTTGACAATTACTGCCTCGGCTACACGATGCTTCCGCCAACTCTGATTATCGAGGGTCTCGCTCAATTGGGCGGGATCCTGGTGCACGAGAAATTTGGCTTCACCAAACGGGTCGTTTTGGCCAAAGTGGGCAGCGCCAAGTACTATGCACCAGCCCGACCTGGCGACTCACTTCAGTACCATGTCAAACTGGAACGCACCCAAGACAGCGGCGCAACCGTCACTGGCACCAGCCACTGCGATGGTGTGCTGCAAGCCGAAGTCGACCTGATGTTTGCCTTCCTCGAAGAAGGCCACCTGATCGACGGACCGCTTTTCAATCCAGGCGATTTGCTGGCCATGATGCGAATGATGAACTTCTTTCACGTCGCCGTCACGGCTGACGGAGAACCGATTCCCTTTCACGAAAATCTGTAA
- a CDS encoding polyprenyl synthetase family protein: protein MVPPSSKSAGSKRADQSDSSVHASEGDICSSLGSGDSSPLRSIYAPIVESLAAVDARLHRELQSRYEALVPVLRHGTQLGGKRLRPALLLLSGAATHADRTAKNPLTTEESATTEDHVVMATVVEMVHTATLIHDDVLDKATTRRHVPTINARWNDDTSILLGDYLFAQSFYLAATLPSTLACRLVGQAAQKVCEGELRQVLGRDWLDIDEETYLDIIRGKTAELTRVSCQIGADLSGGDEHQVEAFARFGNDLGIAFQIADDFLDLWGDDDDVGKTLGTDLQQGKITLPLIRLLRHDDTAVAAAALEALRLPPEDRLGRVMPLLRQSDAADYTRKVAESYRRSAIEAISGFAPSSALESLKTIADFAVERKF from the coding sequence GTGGTCCCTCCATCTTCAAAGTCCGCTGGTTCCAAGCGAGCGGACCAGTCCGATTCGTCCGTCCATGCGTCGGAAGGTGACATCTGTTCATCGTTGGGCTCCGGTGATTCCAGTCCTCTGCGGTCGATCTACGCTCCGATTGTGGAGTCCTTGGCGGCGGTCGATGCTCGTCTGCACCGTGAATTGCAATCGCGATACGAGGCGTTGGTGCCAGTCTTGCGTCACGGGACCCAGCTCGGTGGAAAGCGTTTGCGGCCCGCGTTGCTGCTGCTTTCGGGAGCCGCCACGCACGCCGATCGAACAGCCAAAAACCCGCTGACGACCGAGGAATCTGCCACCACCGAAGATCATGTGGTGATGGCAACGGTGGTCGAAATGGTCCACACAGCGACGTTGATTCACGACGACGTGCTGGACAAAGCCACGACTCGCCGTCACGTTCCGACCATCAACGCTCGGTGGAATGATGACACCAGCATTTTGCTGGGGGACTACCTGTTCGCTCAGAGTTTTTACCTCGCCGCGACGCTTCCCTCGACATTGGCGTGCCGTTTGGTTGGGCAGGCCGCTCAGAAGGTTTGTGAAGGCGAGCTGCGGCAGGTGCTCGGTCGTGATTGGTTGGACATCGACGAGGAAACCTATCTCGACATCATCCGTGGCAAAACGGCAGAACTGACTCGCGTGTCATGTCAGATCGGTGCCGACCTCAGTGGTGGCGATGAGCATCAAGTCGAAGCGTTCGCGCGGTTTGGCAATGATCTGGGGATCGCCTTTCAAATCGCAGATGACTTCCTTGATCTGTGGGGCGACGATGACGACGTCGGCAAGACATTGGGAACCGATCTGCAGCAAGGCAAGATCACGCTGCCGTTGATCCGTTTGCTGCGGCACGACGACACGGCGGTTGCCGCGGCGGCCTTGGAAGCGTTGCGATTGCCGCCGGAGGATCGGCTTGGCCGTGTGATGCCGCTGTTGCGGCAAAGCGATGCGGCGGACTACACGCGAAAGGTCGCGGAATCGTATCGCCGCAGTGCGATCGAAGCGATCAGTGGTTTCGCACCGTCGTCGGCGCTGGAGTCGCTGAAGACGATCGCTGACTTCGCCGTCGAGCGGAAGTTTTAG